Proteins encoded in a region of the Magallana gigas chromosome 8, xbMagGiga1.1, whole genome shotgun sequence genome:
- the LOC136270534 gene encoding N-lysine methyltransferase KMT5A-A-like isoform X2 yields the protein MSYSRGKRAVQISLNKEAVNPMKAKRIRPDEDAKFWCQAGLDKDGFEKRFINNTIGFGVFTTAFFQKGAFLLEYVGNRISEKEAEIRERKRRKKKHSYMFHFKWNGKHVVDATDVPERMCRYVNDDKKANATMKLKVFNNYPRLCLFALQDIHIGEEIRYDYGDENVPWRQHFHVIL from the exons ATGTCCTATTCACGGGGAAAGCGTGCA gTGCAGATAAGCTTGAATAAAGAAGCAGTAAACCCAATGAAG gcgaAGAGAATAAGGCCAGATGAGGATGCTAAATTTTGGTGTCAAGCAGGTTTAGACAAGGATGGATTTGAAAAACGATTCATTAATAACACTATAG GATTCGGTGTATTTACAACAGCATTTTTCCAAAAGGGGGCCTTTCTTTTAGAGTATGTTGGCAATCGAATAAGTGAAAAAGAGGCAGAAATTCGAGAGAGAAAACGCAGGAAGAAAAAACACAGTTACATGTTTCATTTCAAATGGAATGGGAAACATGT TGTTGATGCTACAGATGTACCAGAAAGAATGTGCCGTTATGTCAATGATGACAAGAAGGCAAATGcaacaatgaaattgaaagttttcAATAATTATCCAAGGCTGTGTTTGTTTGCTCTACAAGATATACATATTGGAGAAGAAATACGTTATGATTATGGTGATGAAAATGTTCCTTGGAGGCAACACTTTCATGTAATTCTTTGA
- the LOC136270534 gene encoding N-lysine methyltransferase KMT5A-A-like isoform X3 → MKAKRIRPDEDAKFWCQAGLDKDGFEKRFINNTIGFGVFTTAFFQKGAFLLEYVGNRISEKEAEIRERKRRKKKHSYMFHFKWNGKHVVDATDVPERMCRYVNDDKKANATMKLKVFNNYPRLCLFALQDIHIGEEIRYDYGDENVPWRQHFHVIL, encoded by the exons ATGAAG gcgaAGAGAATAAGGCCAGATGAGGATGCTAAATTTTGGTGTCAAGCAGGTTTAGACAAGGATGGATTTGAAAAACGATTCATTAATAACACTATAG GATTCGGTGTATTTACAACAGCATTTTTCCAAAAGGGGGCCTTTCTTTTAGAGTATGTTGGCAATCGAATAAGTGAAAAAGAGGCAGAAATTCGAGAGAGAAAACGCAGGAAGAAAAAACACAGTTACATGTTTCATTTCAAATGGAATGGGAAACATGT TGTTGATGCTACAGATGTACCAGAAAGAATGTGCCGTTATGTCAATGATGACAAGAAGGCAAATGcaacaatgaaattgaaagttttcAATAATTATCCAAGGCTGTGTTTGTTTGCTCTACAAGATATACATATTGGAGAAGAAATACGTTATGATTATGGTGATGAAAATGTTCCTTGGAGGCAACACTTTCATGTAATTCTTTGA
- the LOC136270534 gene encoding N-lysine methyltransferase KMT5A-like isoform X1 translates to MFCFIMTKPVQISLNKEAVNPMKAKRIRPDEDAKFWCQAGLDKDGFEKRFINNTIGFGVFTTAFFQKGAFLLEYVGNRISEKEAEIRERKRRKKKHSYMFHFKWNGKHVVDATDVPERMCRYVNDDKKANATMKLKVFNNYPRLCLFALQDIHIGEEIRYDYGDENVPWRQHFHVIL, encoded by the exons ATGTTTTGCTTTATCATGACGAAACCT gTGCAGATAAGCTTGAATAAAGAAGCAGTAAACCCAATGAAG gcgaAGAGAATAAGGCCAGATGAGGATGCTAAATTTTGGTGTCAAGCAGGTTTAGACAAGGATGGATTTGAAAAACGATTCATTAATAACACTATAG GATTCGGTGTATTTACAACAGCATTTTTCCAAAAGGGGGCCTTTCTTTTAGAGTATGTTGGCAATCGAATAAGTGAAAAAGAGGCAGAAATTCGAGAGAGAAAACGCAGGAAGAAAAAACACAGTTACATGTTTCATTTCAAATGGAATGGGAAACATGT TGTTGATGCTACAGATGTACCAGAAAGAATGTGCCGTTATGTCAATGATGACAAGAAGGCAAATGcaacaatgaaattgaaagttttcAATAATTATCCAAGGCTGTGTTTGTTTGCTCTACAAGATATACATATTGGAGAAGAAATACGTTATGATTATGGTGATGAAAATGTTCCTTGGAGGCAACACTTTCATGTAATTCTTTGA
- the LOC136270625 gene encoding uncharacterized protein, whose product MLERKYSVFQSLHSSNSTVMAKDFLFNHFNHENCDESGVLFNEQRKRDFLYDSLFEERDAGDNEKELIAENPDFNHKVLSSTTRCLAKGKYPKAMLSKRRAIALDKSSVKKKLSLPCSCAKNCQKQFSVQEILYWRQRIHCIPAGEERIKKLAEMIQLCAITIRKYERDSLYRINQKLCCRHFFTETVLGISIPTLTRAKRAIQENRHDLNVRTPRVGTNGVRGRVCEGFIAAYMNAACDRDPTGNIFRMPAGLTKLDLHSLYQTIHKDGIGKSKFYNILDSKYRNLVFCKNQRFTKCTDCHNFRCLIEKEQDTQIKSEYIAMRNLHLKEQQMEREAYYVRRGQAEMRPKEILSLIIDGMDQNKTDLPHYCKWSNPSGAGQQKLRTHITGSIVHGRGKYFFIDHGQIPHDTNLSLSCLMKILSNESHNGILPPTLYVQLDNTARYEINKLIYLI is encoded by the exons ATGCTAGAGCGCAAATATTCTGTTTTTCAAAGTTTACATTCCAGCAATTCTACAGTCATGGCGAAAGATTTCTTGTTCAATCattttaatcatgaaaattgTGATGAATCCGGAGTATTGTTTAATGAACAGAGAAAAAGGGATTTTTTGTACGACTCCCTATTTGAAGAAAGAGATGCTGGTgataatgaaaaagaattaaTTGCTGAAAATCCGG ACTTCAATCATAAAGTACTTAGCAGCACTACAAGATGTTTAGCGAAAGGCAAATATCCCAAAG CTATGCTCTCAAAACGTCGAGCTATTGCCTTAGACAAGTCAAGTgtcaaaaagaaattatcatTGCCATGCAGTTGcgcaaaaaattgtcaaaaacagTTTTCTGTCCAAGAAATCTTGTATTGGCGACAACGGATACATTGTATCCCTGCAGGGGAAGAACGAATTAAAAAACTTGCAGAGATGATTCAGTTGTGTGCTATAACAATCAGAAAATACGAGCGGGATTCTTTGTACAGAATTAACCAAAAACTGTGTTGTAG acatttctTCACGGAGACTGTGCTTGGCATATCCATACCAACACTTACAAGAGCCAAACGAGCTATTCAAGAAAACCGACATGACCTTAATGTCAGGACTCCAAGGGTTGGGACAAATGGAGTTAGGG GTCGAGTCTGTGAGGGTTTCATCGCGGCATACATGAATGCGGCATGTGACAGAGATCCTACCGGCAATATTTTCAGGATGCCTGCCGGACTCACCAAACTGGACTTGCACAGTCTATACCAAACCATCCATAAAGATGGTATTGGGAAAAGCAAATTCTACAATATCCTTGACTCAAAATATCGCAATCTGGTGTTTTGTAAG AATCAACGCTTTACAAAATGTACGGATTGCCATAATTTCCGATGTTTGATTGAAAAAGAGCAAGATACTCAAATAAAATCGGAATATATAGCAATGCGAAATTTGCACCTGAAAGAACAACA AATGGAAAGAGAAGCTTATTATGTTCGAAGAGGGCAAGCTGAAATGAGACCGAAGGAGATATTATCATTGATAATTGATGGGATGGACCAAAATAAGACTGATTTGCCACATTATTGCAAATGGAGTAACCCAAGT gGCGCTGGTCAACAAAAGCTGAGAACACATATAACCGGCAGTATTGTACATGGaagaggaaaatattttttcattgaccaCGGACAAATACCACATGACACAAATTTGAGTCTGTCTTGCTTgatgaaaattttatcaaaCGAATCACATAATGGAATACTGCCACCAACTCTCTACGTACAGTTGGATAACACTGCGAGGTacgaaattaataaattgatttatcTGATATGA
- the LOC117686093 gene encoding uncharacterized protein — translation MMAYLVKHDFVKEVYMSFLLVGHTHEDVDQCFSKISQKLKEKDALTMPNLEALIFNSQTPQPHVSKVNTVWNISGWLEPFINQVHNITFPKMYRVQKDGTGHVYVQYKKLSTEEQWHPTSDERQLEIFKLDDVGCQMTPPGIPNQVHPYMAEEDIQTLMRSLDKDFKLAQFTDECTNWWKEFLASEILGSNEETWPTLNRTTEVDPMSTLSEKELDLIEKYKEKRSQFKEVFTKQGADRRKYKKNDMVVVKISKTEVNIGEVRSVNGEDLELNIFKRNKGCFTSTDHIVSVKLSSCFATGFQLTNSKNIPSKIKERIAQENLKLV, via the exons ATGATGGCCTACCTTGTGAAACATGATTTTGTTAAGGAG GTATACATGTCATTCCTACTTGTTGGGCACACTCACGAAGATGTAGACCAGTGCTTCTCAAAAATTAGCCAGAAGTTAAAAGAAAAGGATGCTCTTACTATGCCCAATTTAGAAGCTCTGATTTTCAACTCACAGACTCCACAACCGCATGTTTCCAAAGTTAACACTGTCTGGAACATTTCTGGTTGGTTAGAACCATTTATTAATCAGGTTCACAACATAACGTTTCCGAAGATGTACAg gGTTCAAAAAGATGGAACTGGACATGTTTATGTGCAGTACAAAAAACTTTCGACAGAAGAACAGTGGCATCCAACATCGGATGAAAGACAACTAGAAATCTTTAAACTAGACGATGTTGGATGTCAAATGACACCTCCAGGCATTCCGAATCAAGTGCACCCTTACATGGCAGAAGAAGATATTCAAACTCTTATGAG ATCTCTTGACAAAGACTTCAAGCTTGCACAATTTACAGACGAGTGTACAAATTGGTGGAAAGAATTTCTGGCTAGTGAAATTCTGGGTTCAAATGAAGAAACTTGGCCAACCTTGAATCGAACTACCGAAGTAGACCCGATGTCAACTTTAAGTGAAAAAGAATTAGACTTGATTGAAAAGTACAAAGAAAAGAGATCGCAATTCAAGGAG GTTTTCACAAAACAAGGGGCAGACAGAAGAAAGTACAAGAAAAATGACATGGTGGTCGTAAAGATTTCTAAGACAGAAGTTAACATTGGTGAAGTGCGCAGTGTAAATGGGGAAGACCTTgaattgaacattttcaaaagGAATAAGGGTTGCTTCACGAGTACTGATCATATTGTCAGTGTTAAACTAAGTTCCTGTTTTGCGACTGGTTTTCAATTAACTAACAGTAAAAACATTCCATCAAAGATTAAAGAGAGAATCGCGCAGGAAAATCTTAAGTTAGTGTGA
- the LOC136269750 gene encoding uncharacterized protein: protein MLKQGKGRLHAGNDRLSDDDDDIDEDALSGTLLKQGKGRLHAGNDRLSDDDDIDEDALSGTMPKQGKGRLHAGNDRLSDDDDIDEDALSGTMLKQGKGRLHAGNDRLSDDDDTDEDALSGTVPKQGQGLLNAGNDRLSDDDDDNSVKDPDYEPDHSSDNDSDSLFEENQDDLHPDSLGELSCSDIGLEKCPTIDPRREINTFHFNLINSI from the exons ATGTTAAAGCAAGGCAAAGGTCGATTGCATGCTGGAAATGATAGActtagtgatgatgatgatgacatagATGAGGATGCTCTTTCTG gAACACTGTTAAAGCAAGGCAAAGGTCGATTGCATGCTGGAAATGATAGACTtagtgatgatgatgacatAGATGAGGATGCTCTTTCTG GAACAATGCCAAAGCAAGGCAAAGGTCGATTGCATGCTGGAAATGATAGACTtagtgatgatgatgacatAGATGAGGATGCTCTTTCTG GAACAATGTTAAAGCAAGGCAAAGGTCGATTGCATGCTGGAAATGATAGACTTAGTGATGATGATGACACAGATGAGGATGCTCTTTCTG GAACAGTGCCAAAGCAAGGCCAAGGTCTGTTGAATGCTGGAAATGATAGActtagtgatgatgatgatgataattcTG TGAAAGACCCTGATTATGAGCCAGACCATAGCTCTGACAATGATTCTGACTCTCTTTTTGAAG AAAACCAAGATGATCTTCATCCTGACAGTTTGGGGGAATTATCTTGCAGTGACATTGGATTAGAAA AATGTCCTACTATTGATCCTAGAAGAGAAATAAACACATTCCATTTTAACTTGATCAATTCCATTTGA